From the genome of Lutzomyia longipalpis isolate SR_M1_2022 chromosome 2, ASM2433408v1, one region includes:
- the LOC129789515 gene encoding protein mab-21 isoform X1: MKMLVPSDMIAAQSKMVYQMNKYCTDRVQVRKAQIHKTIQEVCRIVQDVLKEVEVQEPRFISSLNDYNGRYDGLEVISPTEFEIIIYLNQMGVLNFVDDGTLPGCAVLKLSDGRKRSMSLWVEFITASGYLSARKIRSRFQTLVAQACDKCAYRDIVKMIADTTEVKLRIRERIIVQITPAFKCAGLWPRSASHWPLPGIPWPHPNIVAEVKTEGFDMLSKECIALQGKNSAMEGDAWVLSFTDAENRLLQGDYLRSCRRRCLSILKTLRDRHLDLPGNPVTSYHMKTLLLYECEKHPREMEWEENALADRINGIFLQLISCLQCRRCPHYFLPNMDLFKGKSPGALENASKQVWRLTRIMLTNTRCLEEL, encoded by the exons ATGAAAATGCTAGTTCCATCCGATATGATTGCTGCTCAGTCGAAAATGGTGTATCAGATGAATAAGTATTGTACGGATCGAGTACAGGTGCGAAAAGCTCAAATACATAAAACAATTCAGGAAGTATGCCGAATTGTGCAAGATGTGCTGAAGGAAGTTGAGGTTCAGGAACCTCGATTTATATCTTCGCTCAATGACTACAATGGCCGCTATGATGGTCTCGAAGTCATCTCCCCGACGGAATTCGAAATAATCATCTACCTCAATCAAATGGGTGTCCTTAATTTTGTGGACGATGGCACACTTCCGGGCTGTGCTGTATTAAAACTCAGCGACGGCCGCAAGCGATCAATGTCACTCTGGGTGGAATTTATCACAGCTTCGGGCTATTTGTCTGCACGCAAGATTCGTTCTCGCTTCCAGACACTCGTGGCTCAGGCATGCGATAAATGCGCTTATCGGGACATCGTGAAAATGATCGCTGATACCACTGAAGTTAAACTTCGAATCCGTGAGAGGATAATTGTGCAAATAACGCCGGCATTTAAGTGTGCCGGTCTCTGGCCAAGGTCAGCATCCCACTGGCCATTGCCAGGGATACCCTGGCCACATCCCAATATTGTGGCTGAAGTTAAGACTGAAGGGTTTGATATGCTCTCCAAGGAGTGCATAGCTCTTCAGGGAAAGAATTCCGCAATGGAAGGGGATGCGTGGGTATTGAGCTTCACAGACGCGGAAAATCGACTACTGCAAGGTGATTATTTAC GCAGCTGTAGGCGTCGATGCCTGAGCATCCTGAAAACTCTCCGTGATCGCCACTTGGATTTGCCTGGAAATCCTGTGACTTCGTACCATATGAAAACATTGCTTCTCTATGAGTGCGAAAAGCATCCTCGGGAAATGGAATGGGAAGAGAACGCCCTAGCAGACAGGATCAATGGCATCTTCCTTCAACTAATCTCCTGTTTGCAGTGCCGTCGATGTCCGCACTACTTCCTGCCTAACATGGACTTGTTTAAGGGAAAATCACCAGGAGCTCTGGAAAATGCATCAAAACAAGTGTGGCGACTCACACGGATTATGCTAACCAATACTAGGTGTCTGGAGGAGCTCTAA
- the LOC129789515 gene encoding protein mab-21 isoform X2: MKMLVPSDMIAAQSKMVYQMNKYCTDRVQVRKAQIHKTIQEVCRIVQDVLKEVEVQEPRFISSLNDYNGRYDGLEVISPTEFEIIIYLNQMGVLNFVDDGTLPGCAVLKLSDGRKRSMSLWVEFITASGYLSARKIRSRFQTLVAQACDKCAYRDIVKMIADTTEVKLRIRERIIVQITPAFKCAGLWPRSASHWPLPGIPWPHPNIVAEVKTEGFDMLSKECIALQGKNSAMEGDAWVLSFTDAENRLLQGSCRRRCLSILKTLRDRHLDLPGNPVTSYHMKTLLLYECEKHPREMEWEENALADRINGIFLQLISCLQCRRCPHYFLPNMDLFKGKSPGALENASKQVWRLTRIMLTNTRCLEEL; encoded by the exons ATGAAAATGCTAGTTCCATCCGATATGATTGCTGCTCAGTCGAAAATGGTGTATCAGATGAATAAGTATTGTACGGATCGAGTACAGGTGCGAAAAGCTCAAATACATAAAACAATTCAGGAAGTATGCCGAATTGTGCAAGATGTGCTGAAGGAAGTTGAGGTTCAGGAACCTCGATTTATATCTTCGCTCAATGACTACAATGGCCGCTATGATGGTCTCGAAGTCATCTCCCCGACGGAATTCGAAATAATCATCTACCTCAATCAAATGGGTGTCCTTAATTTTGTGGACGATGGCACACTTCCGGGCTGTGCTGTATTAAAACTCAGCGACGGCCGCAAGCGATCAATGTCACTCTGGGTGGAATTTATCACAGCTTCGGGCTATTTGTCTGCACGCAAGATTCGTTCTCGCTTCCAGACACTCGTGGCTCAGGCATGCGATAAATGCGCTTATCGGGACATCGTGAAAATGATCGCTGATACCACTGAAGTTAAACTTCGAATCCGTGAGAGGATAATTGTGCAAATAACGCCGGCATTTAAGTGTGCCGGTCTCTGGCCAAGGTCAGCATCCCACTGGCCATTGCCAGGGATACCCTGGCCACATCCCAATATTGTGGCTGAAGTTAAGACTGAAGGGTTTGATATGCTCTCCAAGGAGTGCATAGCTCTTCAGGGAAAGAATTCCGCAATGGAAGGGGATGCGTGGGTATTGAGCTTCACAGACGCGGAAAATCGACTACTGCAAG GCAGCTGTAGGCGTCGATGCCTGAGCATCCTGAAAACTCTCCGTGATCGCCACTTGGATTTGCCTGGAAATCCTGTGACTTCGTACCATATGAAAACATTGCTTCTCTATGAGTGCGAAAAGCATCCTCGGGAAATGGAATGGGAAGAGAACGCCCTAGCAGACAGGATCAATGGCATCTTCCTTCAACTAATCTCCTGTTTGCAGTGCCGTCGATGTCCGCACTACTTCCTGCCTAACATGGACTTGTTTAAGGGAAAATCACCAGGAGCTCTGGAAAATGCATCAAAACAAGTGTGGCGACTCACACGGATTATGCTAACCAATACTAGGTGTCTGGAGGAGCTCTAA
- the LOC129789518 gene encoding pancreatic triacylglycerol lipase encodes MILPNNTGGFMLQTMLYLANQRPNESSFHELYNLPPGMDPADINDIKCYGVYGCFPITPPWTVKTRPVSLYPESPSRIDAHFPVFNKNTRELPKFIDINDSDQIKSVGIDPKGNIYFVIHGYLESGDRPWIQNMVNALLDEDLYGTASVVVVDWGGAGASSPPYTQAVANIRLVGAITAHIIHLIHEELNLPNLDKVHLIGHSLGSHLSGYAGFTLQRDFNLTLGRITGMDPAEPLFSQVDPIVRLDRTDAKFVDIIHSDARPFTSGGLGMSEVIGHLDFFPNGGFDNPGCNEDMSTYIEQERGSFFWGVQQFVSCNHIRSHQFFTESISPKCPFIAISCESYESFKSGNCFKCDRDGHKCFQFGFHSYKSYRRAIDSGSIRESSSIKAYLMTDAQKPYCRTHYKVKIKMSNSEESVLHGGEIGMMSIIIRSHHNTETEKMPFTAEPTYYEPGHKYVTVMPGKDVGIPKYAIVNWEYKTNPLNPLTWRLIASPRVYIEYIIVESLEHKSSLRLCPMFNAPVVADTPNIFRHDYC; translated from the exons ATGATTCTACCAAACAATACAGGTGGTTTTATGCTTCAAACGATGCTGTATTTAGCAAATCAGCGTCCAAATGAAAGTAGTTTTCATGAACTATATAATCTACCACCAGGGATGGATCCTGCAG ATATTAATGATATAAAATGCTACGGAGTTTATGGATGTTTTCCAATAACACCACCATGGACTGTAAAAACACGACCTGTGAGTCTTTACCCCGAGAGTCCTTCGAGGATTGATGCACATTTTCcggtatttaataaaaatactaGAGAATTGCCCAAGTTCATTGATATCAACGATTCTGATCAAATAAAATCCGTTGGAATTGATCCCAAAGGGAATATTTACTTTGTAATTCATGGCTACTTGGAGTCTGGAGACAGACCATGG ATACAAAACATGGTGAATGCCCTCCTGGATGAAGATCTCTATGGGACAGCGAGTGTTGTGGTGGTAGATTGGGGAGGTGCTGGTGCTTCGAGTCCACCATATACTCAAGCTGTGGCAAACATACGACTCGTGGGAGCCATAACAGCGCACATAATTCACTTAATTCAT GAAGAGCTGAATCTGCCAAACTTGGATAAAGTTCACTTGATCGGTCACTCCCTTGGTTCCCATCTTTCGGGATACGCTGGCTTCACGCTCCAGCGAGATTTTAACTTAACGCTGGGACGAATTACGGGCATGGATCCGGCTGAACCACTCTTCTCCCAGGTGGACCCCATTGTGCGTCTCGATCGAACAGACGCCAAATTTGTGGACATAATCCATTCGGATGCGCGGCCATTCACCAGCGGGGGTCTTGGAATGTCCGAAGTAATTGGACATTTGGACTTCTTCCCCAATGGTGGCTTCGACAATCCTGGTTGCAATGAAGACATGTCTACATACATTGAACAGGAGCGCGGATCTTTCTTCTGGGGCGTTCAGCAGTTTGTTAGTTGCAATCACATCCGCAGTCATCAGTTCTTCACCGAGAGCATTTCACCTAAATGCCCTTTCATTGCCATTAGCTGTGAAAGTTATGAG agtTTCAAATCGGGAAATTGCTTCAAGTGCGACCGCGATGGCCATAAATGCTTCCAATTTGGATTCCACAGCTACAAAAGCTACCGACGAGCCATCGATAGTGGTAGTATTCGTGAAAGCAGCTCCATAAAAGCATATCTCATGACAGATGCACAGAAGCCCTATTGTC GTACACACTACAAGGTGAagataaaaatgtcaaattcgGAGGAGAGTGTTCTGCATGGTGGCGAAATTGGTATGATGTCTATCATTATACGATCTCATCACAATACTGAAACTGAAAAGATGCCCTTTACTGCGGAACCAACCTACTATGAGCCCGGGCATAAGTATGTGACAGTGATGCCAGGGAAGGATGTTGGAATACCTAAGTATGCAATCGTCAATTGGGAATACAAGACAAATCCACTGAATCCCCTCACGTGGCGCCTCATTGCAAGTCCTCGTGTTTACATTGAATACATTATTGTTGAATCTCTGGAGCACAAATCGAG CCTCAGGCTATGTCCGATGTTCAATGCGCCCGTTGTTGCTGATACGCCAAATATCTTCCGACATGACTATTGCTGA